GCCAGTATCGGTCTAGCCTGCGGTGTCGTATCGGTTAATTCCGGCATTTCTGCGGTGGAAATGGGGCTGATGAGCCTTTTGGTCTATGCAGGAAGTGCCCAATTTGTCATGTGTGCCATGATTTTGGCAGGTGCCCCCTTGGTGTCGATTGCGGTGACCGTTTTCTTTGTCAATCTGCGGAATTTCCTCATGTGCCTGCACACGACGACCATTTTTCAGGGCAATAGTCTGGGCTCCAATATCCTGATTGGCTCTTTTGTGACGGACGAATCCTATGCGGTTCTCTTGCGGAAACACATTGAGGAAAAGCAGATTGCCTCTAGCTGGATGTACGGTAACAACTTTGCGAGCTACGCTTCTTGGGTAAGCTTTACCATTTTGGGTAATCTGATTGGAGGGCTGATTCCAAATCCAGAGCAGTTTGGCTTGGATTTTGCCCTAGTGGCTATGTTTGTCGGCATTTTCTCAGGTCAGTTGGAGGCTATGGCTCGGATCATTCCGTTGAAAAAAATCGGCTTGATTCTGCTGGCGGTTGGTCTGGCCTATGTCGGTCTGTCTGTGCTGGTGTCGTCCTATGTTGCGGTGCTTCTGGCGACGCTTTTGGGCTGTTTTGTGGGGGTGATGATTGATGATAAAAACTAGTATTTTACTGATTATTCTGGCGTCAGCCCTAGTGACTTGGCTGCCACGCGTCCTGCCTTTTGTCCTGACGCAGAACAAGTCCCTACCACCCCGCATGGTCAAGTTCCTCAGTTTCCTGCCCATTACCATTATCTTTGCCCTGACCCTCTCTAGCATCATGGACGAAGAAGTCGGCTCGCTACCTAGCCTGCTCCCTGTCGAAAGCCTAGCCCTCCTTCCGACCTTCTGGGTGGTTTTGAAGACAAAAAATATCCTCTTGGCTGTCCTGGTTGGCGTTCTGACGACTGCTGCCCTCCGCTTGCTTTTTTAGGAGGGACTTATGGTAAAGGAAAATGCCAGAGGTATGGTACTTTGTATAGTCTTGGCTGGAATAAGCTGGTGCTTAGGAAGTTGGTTTTCAGTAGTGGGTGGGCCCGTTTTTGCCCTTCTAATCGGGATGAGCCTGCATTCTTACATTTCAAGGAAAAATTCATTTCAGTCAGGCTTGACCTTTACCTCTAAGAAGATTTTGCAGTATGCGGTGATTTGTTTGGGATTTGGATTAAACTTATCTGCGGTCTTGGCAGTCGGTCGCCAATCTCTACCGATTATTCTGTCAACCATCAGTTTTGCTTTGATTTTGGCATTCCTGATGTGGAAAATCTTGCCCATTTCATCTCATCTGGCGACCTTGATTGGCGTAGGGACCTCTATCTGTGGAGGCTCTGCCATTGCGGCGACAGCTCCCGTTATTCAGGCAGATGATGAGGATGTGGCTCAGGCTATCTCAGTCATCTTTCTCTTTAATGTTTTGGCGGCTTTGATTTTTCCGACTTTGGCAACTTGGCTTGGGTTTTCGACCGATTCGGGTCAGGCCTTTGGGATCTTCGCCGGAACGGCGGTCAATGACACCTCGTCGGTCACCGCGACAGCAGCCACTTGGGACAGCCTTTACGGACTGGGCAGTCAGACCTTGGACACGGCAGTGACCGTCAAGCTGACGCGGACTCTGGCAATTATTCCCATTACGTCGGTTTTGGCGATTTGGCAGGCTCGAGGAAAGGGAGTTCAGGCAGACAAGCAGTCCCTCTTGGCAAGTTTTCCGACCTTTATCCTCTATTTTATCTTGGCTAGTCTGGTGACTACAATGGCAGGTCATGTTGGATTGGGGACGGATCTTTTTGGCCCGCTCAAAACCCTGTCCAAGTTTCTCATTTGTATGGCCATGGCTGCTATTGGCTTGCGGACCAATTTATTTTCCTTGGTGAAAAATGGCAGAGCTGCACTCTTGGTCGGACTGGTTTGCTGGCTGGGAGTGATGGTGCTGACACTGGTTTGGCAGGGGATGCTTGGGGTTTGGTAGAAATAAATTTTTCATAAAAACTTATATTTTTATCCTGAGACTTTTGATAATGTAAGGGAAAATAAGGATATATCCACGCAAGTATGTAAAAGTCGCGAAAATATTGTTGAAAAATGCATGTAGCTTGAAAAAGATTATATGCGTTTTTTCATGCCTATGGCGTGACTAAAAGCTAATTAAGGTAGATTATCT
The nucleotide sequence above comes from Streptococcus sp. 29887. Encoded proteins:
- a CDS encoding AzlC family ABC transporter permease is translated as MEKEDFREGLRDAIPTALGYASIGLACGVVSVNSGISAVEMGLMSLLVYAGSAQFVMCAMILAGAPLVSIAVTVFFVNLRNFLMCLHTTTIFQGNSLGSNILIGSFVTDESYAVLLRKHIEEKQIASSWMYGNNFASYASWVSFTILGNLIGGLIPNPEQFGLDFALVAMFVGIFSGQLEAMARIIPLKKIGLILLAVGLAYVGLSVLVSSYVAVLLATLLGCFVGVMIDDKN
- a CDS encoding AzlD domain-containing protein; translation: MIKTSILLIILASALVTWLPRVLPFVLTQNKSLPPRMVKFLSFLPITIIFALTLSSIMDEEVGSLPSLLPVESLALLPTFWVVLKTKNILLAVLVGVLTTAALRLLF
- a CDS encoding YeiH family protein gives rise to the protein MVKENARGMVLCIVLAGISWCLGSWFSVVGGPVFALLIGMSLHSYISRKNSFQSGLTFTSKKILQYAVICLGFGLNLSAVLAVGRQSLPIILSTISFALILAFLMWKILPISSHLATLIGVGTSICGGSAIAATAPVIQADDEDVAQAISVIFLFNVLAALIFPTLATWLGFSTDSGQAFGIFAGTAVNDTSSVTATAATWDSLYGLGSQTLDTAVTVKLTRTLAIIPITSVLAIWQARGKGVQADKQSLLASFPTFILYFILASLVTTMAGHVGLGTDLFGPLKTLSKFLICMAMAAIGLRTNLFSLVKNGRAALLVGLVCWLGVMVLTLVWQGMLGVW